GCCGACGAATTTAATAAACAATTTCCGCAAGCCGCGTCGTTCAAGGTAACCCTTTACGGTTCTTTGGCCGCCACCGGCAAAGGCCACTTGACCGATTTTACTATCAAAGAAGCCTTCTACCCCAAACCTATTGAAATTTTGTGGAACCACTCCACCCTCATGCCCAAGCACCCCAACGCCTTGCGCCTGCAGGCCTTGGATAAAGCCGGGCATATTATCGGCGAGCAAGTGGTTTACAGTGTAGGCGGCGGTGCTATCCGCACGGACGAAACAATCGGGCAAAACATCAGCCCCGTTTATCCGCACCACTCCATGAACGAAATTTTGGAATACACCTCTCAAAAGAAAATGTTGTTGTGGGAATATGTTGAAGAATTTGAAGGCCCCGAAATTTGGGACTATCTAACCACCGTTTGGAATACCATGCAAGAAACCATGAAACGCGGGTTACAAAAACGAGGGGTATTGCCGGGATCGCTCAACTTGGAACGAAAGGCCCAACGCTATCTATACAAAGCCGAAAACTCCCCCCGCTATTTAAGACGCATGAACAACTTGTTTTCCTATGCGCTTGCCTGCGCCGAAGAAAATGCCAGCGGCGGCGTAGTGGTCACCGCGCCCACCTGCGGTTCTTGCGGAGTTGTACCTGCCGTGTGTCGCTTGATTAAAGAAATTTGCGAATTTGAAGACATCACCATTATCCATGCTTTGGCCACTGCCAGTTTGTTCGGGAATATGGCTAAAAGAAATGCTTCTATTTCCGGTG
The window above is part of the Elusimicrobium sp. genome. Proteins encoded here:
- a CDS encoding L-serine ammonia-lyase — protein: MESLRELYKIGNGPSSSHTMGPRKAADEFNKQFPQAASFKVTLYGSLAATGKGHLTDFTIKEAFYPKPIEILWNHSTLMPKHPNALRLQALDKAGHIIGEQVVYSVGGGAIRTDETIGQNISPVYPHHSMNEILEYTSQKKMLLWEYVEEFEGPEIWDYLTTVWNTMQETMKRGLQKRGVLPGSLNLERKAQRYLYKAENSPRYLRRMNNLFSYALACAEENASGGVVVTAPTCGSCGVVPAVCRLIKEICEFEDITIIHALATASLFGNMAKRNASISGAEVGCQGEIGVACAMAAAATCQLEGGDNRRIAYAAEMGLEHHLGLTCDPVDGLVQIPCIERNALAASRALDCATYALMSDGEHRISYDDVLATMMQTGLDMNNDYRETSRGGLARFFKEKLLRLKKGDKK